One genomic segment of Bradyrhizobium prioriisuperbiae includes these proteins:
- a CDS encoding GntR family transcriptional regulator has translation MKRATLRHASGLPSVTERAAATADFRPLYRQVKDMLVARIADGRWTPEQAIPNEFELAAELGVSQGTVRKALDEMAGENLLVRYQGRGTFVASHDEARILFQFFKLVPDTGEKVFPESTIVDTTQIKAPRATSDALGLDAGAQVIRIRRLRSLSGRPVISETIMLPATSFAGLVQAPIPNNLYQLYAAKFGVRIARAQERLKAIALSAKQARELGVAELTPALMIDRIAFGLDGRPIEHRISICLTEDAHYLSDLK, from the coding sequence ATGAAACGGGCAACGCTGCGTCACGCATCAGGACTGCCTTCGGTCACGGAACGTGCCGCAGCAACGGCCGATTTCCGCCCGCTGTACCGCCAGGTAAAGGACATGCTGGTGGCGCGGATCGCCGACGGCCGCTGGACACCCGAACAGGCCATCCCCAACGAATTTGAGCTCGCCGCTGAACTTGGCGTCAGCCAGGGCACCGTGCGCAAGGCGCTGGACGAGATGGCGGGCGAGAACCTTTTGGTGCGCTACCAGGGCCGCGGCACCTTCGTCGCCAGCCATGACGAGGCGCGCATCCTGTTCCAGTTCTTCAAACTGGTGCCCGATACCGGCGAGAAGGTGTTTCCCGAAAGCACGATCGTCGACACCACGCAGATCAAGGCGCCGCGCGCGACATCCGATGCGCTCGGACTCGACGCAGGCGCGCAGGTGATCCGCATCCGGCGGCTGCGTTCGCTGTCAGGCCGCCCAGTGATATCTGAGACCATCATGCTGCCGGCGACATCGTTCGCCGGCCTCGTGCAGGCGCCGATCCCCAACAACCTCTATCAGCTTTATGCCGCGAAATTCGGCGTGCGGATCGCCCGCGCCCAGGAACGGCTGAAGGCGATCGCACTGTCAGCCAAGCAGGCGCGCGAGCTCGGTGTCGCCGAGTTGACCCCTGCCCTGATGATCGATCGGATCGCTTTTGGTTTGGACGGCCGCCCCATCGAACATCGCATCAGCATTTGCCTGACGGAGGACGCGCATTATCTGTCGGATTTGAAGTGA
- a CDS encoding tripartite tricarboxylate transporter substrate-binding protein, producing MNFAKRWVALVILAATTLFSAATFAQDYPTRIITLVVPFAAGGPSDVIARLLANSMSQTLGQQVIIENVVGAGGTVGAARVARAAPDGYTLLIHHLALTAAPSLYNNLTYDTRTAFEPVGLVNTGPMVLVGRKTLEAKTAQDLIAYFKAQGDKVTLAHAGVGSNAHLCAILLSQALGVKQVYVPYNGTGPAMNDLVTGQVDALCDQSTTAVPQIIGGNVKGYIVTSEQPLDVIKDVATARIAGVPSFDMAIWHGLYVPKDTPREVVLKLNAALGKALTEPLVLERFKAVGTTPFPKTEWSPQAHSKRFLAEIDRWGRLLKVAGVTPATAR from the coding sequence ATGAATTTCGCGAAACGATGGGTTGCGCTTGTCATTCTTGCTGCGACGACCCTGTTCAGTGCCGCAACCTTCGCGCAGGATTATCCCACCCGCATCATTACCCTGGTCGTGCCATTCGCAGCCGGCGGTCCCTCCGACGTGATCGCGCGGCTGCTGGCCAATTCCATGAGCCAGACCCTGGGCCAGCAGGTGATCATCGAAAACGTGGTCGGCGCCGGCGGCACGGTCGGCGCCGCGCGGGTGGCACGCGCCGCGCCCGACGGCTACACATTGCTGATCCATCATCTGGCGCTGACCGCGGCGCCGAGCCTCTACAACAACCTCACCTATGACACCAGGACCGCATTCGAGCCGGTGGGCCTGGTCAATACCGGGCCGATGGTGCTGGTCGGGCGCAAGACGCTGGAGGCCAAAACCGCGCAGGACCTGATCGCCTACTTCAAGGCGCAGGGCGACAAGGTCACGCTGGCGCATGCCGGCGTCGGCTCCAACGCCCATCTCTGCGCGATTCTTTTGAGCCAGGCGCTCGGCGTGAAGCAGGTGTATGTGCCCTATAACGGCACCGGACCGGCAATGAACGATCTCGTCACCGGCCAGGTCGACGCGCTGTGCGACCAGTCGACCACCGCGGTGCCGCAGATCATCGGCGGCAACGTCAAGGGATACATCGTGACATCGGAGCAGCCGCTCGACGTCATCAAGGACGTGGCGACCGCAAGGATTGCCGGCGTGCCCTCCTTCGACATGGCGATCTGGCACGGCCTCTATGTGCCGAAGGATACCCCGCGCGAAGTTGTGCTGAAACTCAACGCGGCACTGGGCAAGGCGCTGACCGAACCGCTGGTGCTGGAGCGATTCAAGGCAGTGGGCACCACGCCGTTTCCGAAAACGGAATGGTCGCCGCAGGCTCACAGCAAGCGGTTTCTTGCCGAGATCGATCGCTGGGGCCGGCTGCTGAAGGTGGCGGGGGTGACGCCGGCGACGGCGAGGTAG
- a CDS encoding TRAP transporter large permease subunit translates to MTIEVVSLFAILFALLAGGLWIGLTLAMTATLLLAMFRSIPLDKLLPQYAWNILTTQELLALPLFILMGELLFRTRLSRSLFQGLAPWAGLLPGRLLHVNVIGCTIFAAISGSSAATTQVIGRMSLNELLRRGYSRDIAIGSLAGAGTLGFLIPPSNIMIIYGVLGDVSILKLFTAGVLPGLLLAGTFMAWVMLHTALNGTLVPETEAKLAQVPWSERFAALKDLAPALFLIACVLGSMYGGLATPSEAAAVGVLGAALVAWGQGSMSRQVMRDVIIGSVVTCSMIALIVLGASILGNAAAFLGIPQAVAAFVKGLGLSPFMLIVVLVGFYLVLGCFLDGFSMIVMTLPIVLPIVKAAGFDEVWFGIFLVLAVEMAQITPPVGFNLFVIQGLTDDGLGYIARVTMPYLIIMVSFVLLLTLFPSIVTILPRVLYG, encoded by the coding sequence ATGACCATCGAAGTCGTCAGTCTGTTCGCCATCCTGTTCGCGCTGCTGGCGGGCGGTCTCTGGATCGGGCTCACGCTCGCGATGACGGCCACGCTGCTGTTGGCGATGTTCCGTTCGATCCCGCTCGACAAGCTCTTGCCGCAATACGCCTGGAACATCCTCACCACGCAGGAGCTGCTGGCGCTGCCGCTGTTCATCCTGATGGGCGAACTGCTGTTTCGCACCCGCCTGTCGCGGTCGCTGTTCCAGGGACTCGCGCCATGGGCCGGCCTGCTGCCGGGGCGTCTCCTGCATGTCAACGTGATCGGCTGCACCATCTTCGCGGCGATCTCCGGCTCGTCGGCGGCGACGACGCAGGTGATCGGCCGCATGTCGCTCAACGAGCTGCTGCGCCGGGGTTATTCCCGCGACATCGCGATCGGCTCGCTTGCGGGCGCCGGCACCCTCGGCTTCCTGATCCCGCCGTCCAACATCATGATCATCTATGGCGTGCTCGGCGATGTCTCGATCCTGAAGCTGTTCACCGCCGGCGTGCTTCCGGGGCTGTTGCTGGCGGGGACCTTCATGGCCTGGGTGATGCTGCACACGGCGCTGAACGGCACGCTGGTGCCGGAGACCGAGGCGAAGCTCGCGCAGGTCCCGTGGAGCGAACGCTTCGCCGCCCTGAAGGACCTCGCGCCGGCGCTGTTCCTGATCGCCTGCGTGCTCGGCTCGATGTATGGCGGCCTTGCCACGCCCTCGGAGGCGGCCGCCGTCGGCGTGCTCGGCGCAGCGCTGGTCGCCTGGGGGCAGGGATCCATGAGCCGGCAGGTGATGCGCGACGTCATCATCGGCTCTGTCGTCACCTGCTCGATGATTGCGCTGATCGTGCTCGGCGCTTCGATTCTCGGCAACGCCGCGGCGTTCCTCGGCATTCCGCAGGCGGTGGCCGCCTTCGTGAAGGGCCTGGGCCTGTCGCCGTTCATGCTGATCGTGGTGCTGGTCGGCTTTTATCTCGTGCTCGGCTGCTTCCTTGACGGCTTCTCGATGATTGTGATGACCCTGCCGATCGTGCTGCCAATCGTGAAGGCCGCGGGCTTCGACGAGGTCTGGTTCGGCATTTTTCTGGTGCTTGCCGTCGAGATGGCGCAGATCACGCCGCCGGTCGGCTTCAATCTGTTCGTCATCCAGGGCCTGACCGACGACGGCCTCGGCTATATCGCGCGGGTGACGATGCCATATCTGATCATCATGGTCAGCTTCGTGCTGCTGCTGACGCTGTTCCCGAGCATCGTCACCATCCTGCCGAGGGTGCTCTACGGGTAG
- a CDS encoding TRAP transporter small permease, producing the protein MASVLPAPPESLNAAAPAPLRFLLDAIDRLGRLDGWIGGGCLLALTLLMLAEVATRCLSNVLPFFPPSISIAWEYSSYLMAASFTFGAAMTLRVGGHIRVVLLLKNVPAPLRRALEILAALAGFVFMAFLTSAMVKFAWGSFVRGQVSTSSDTPLWFPQAVVTFGMLLLTLQFLARAIQAALGLPLEDHRMKASPVE; encoded by the coding sequence GTGGCGTCCGTGCTGCCTGCTCCTCCGGAAAGCCTGAATGCGGCGGCGCCGGCGCCGCTGCGTTTTCTGCTCGACGCCATCGATCGCCTGGGCCGGCTCGACGGCTGGATCGGCGGCGGCTGTCTCCTGGCGCTGACGCTGCTGATGCTCGCCGAGGTCGCGACCCGCTGTCTGTCGAATGTGCTGCCGTTCTTTCCCCCGAGCATCTCGATCGCGTGGGAATATTCCTCCTATCTGATGGCGGCGTCCTTCACCTTCGGTGCCGCCATGACGCTGCGCGTCGGCGGCCACATCCGCGTGGTGCTGCTGTTGAAGAATGTTCCGGCGCCGCTGCGGCGCGCGCTCGAGATCCTTGCGGCCCTGGCCGGCTTCGTCTTCATGGCGTTCCTGACCTCGGCGATGGTCAAGTTCGCTTGGGGCTCCTTCGTCCGCGGGCAGGTGTCGACATCCAGCGACACGCCGCTGTGGTTTCCGCAAGCCGTCGTCACCTTCGGCATGCTGCTGCTTACCCTGCAGTTCCTGGCCCGCGCCATCCAGGCGGCGCTCGGCCTGCCGCTGGAAGACCATCGCATGAAGGCCTCACCCGTCGAATGA
- a CDS encoding TRAP transporter substrate-binding protein, with product MITRRTFTTGAAVMLAAGQVSTQARAATASWDMSTVWPDGNFHTQNAMAFADAVKKETGGTVTITVKAGGQLGFKGPEHLRAVRDGLVPLADVLNIQQVGDEPFMGVESIPFLAGSMEELKALHKYVRPEYDKIAARNNQKILYIVPWPTQYLHLKVKVASVEGLKNIKIRVPDKNNVDMLNAVGMAPVMIPWGETIPALASGAVAGVSTSAVSGVDGKFWEFLKYVYPTNHVWSSQMLTVNLDSWKALSADQQQLIAGIAAKMEPGFWANSLKADVDSLNRLKEGGMEVVPVPDAMMTEIRTRTAPLLDTFLKRVPAADKPVRAYLADMKR from the coding sequence ATGATCACACGGCGGACTTTCACCACGGGTGCTGCGGTGATGCTCGCCGCCGGCCAGGTCTCGACGCAAGCGCGGGCGGCCACGGCGAGCTGGGATATGTCGACGGTGTGGCCGGACGGCAATTTCCACACCCAGAACGCCATGGCGTTCGCTGACGCCGTCAAGAAGGAAACCGGCGGCACCGTCACCATCACCGTGAAGGCCGGCGGCCAGCTCGGCTTCAAGGGGCCCGAGCACTTGCGCGCCGTGCGCGATGGCCTGGTGCCGCTCGCCGACGTGCTCAACATCCAGCAGGTCGGCGACGAGCCCTTCATGGGCGTCGAAAGCATTCCGTTTCTCGCCGGCTCCATGGAGGAGCTGAAGGCTCTGCACAAATACGTGCGGCCCGAATACGACAAGATCGCCGCGCGCAACAACCAGAAGATTCTCTACATCGTGCCCTGGCCGACCCAGTACCTGCACCTCAAGGTGAAGGTTGCAAGTGTCGAGGGCCTGAAGAACATCAAGATCCGGGTGCCCGACAAGAACAATGTCGACATGCTCAATGCGGTCGGCATGGCGCCGGTGATGATCCCCTGGGGCGAGACCATTCCGGCTCTGGCCTCTGGCGCGGTCGCCGGCGTGTCGACCTCGGCGGTGTCGGGCGTTGACGGCAAGTTCTGGGAGTTCCTGAAATACGTCTATCCGACCAACCACGTCTGGTCGTCGCAGATGCTCACCGTCAATCTCGATTCCTGGAAGGCGTTGAGCGCGGATCAGCAGCAGCTGATCGCCGGCATCGCCGCGAAGATGGAGCCGGGTTTCTGGGCGAACTCGCTGAAAGCCGATGTCGACAGCCTCAACCGCCTCAAGGAGGGCGGCATGGAGGTGGTGCCGGTGCCTGACGCGATGATGACGGAGATCCGCACCAGGACCGCACCGCTGCTCGATACCTTCCTCAAGCGCGTGCCCGCGGCGGACAAACCGGTGCGCGCTTATCTCGCCGACATGAAGCGCTAG
- a CDS encoding hydantoinase B/oxoprolinase family protein: MSETNGASLIDLQIMWHRLIAVVEEQAQVLLRTAFSPIVRECGDLSAGVFDVRGRMLAQAVTGTPGHVNSMAESVKHFIAHFPLETMQEGDAYITNDPWMGTGHLNDFVVTTPCFKDGQLVALFSCTSHLMDIGGIGFGPDGTDVFMEGLYIPMLKLIDRGVVNETLMAMIRSNTRLPIDTEGDTYSLAGCNDVGCQRLVEMMSEFGTSSLDGLGDYICDRSREAVLAEIAKLPKGVWRNSMVVDGYDEPVTLAAALTISDEGIHVDFGGTSNASKFGINVPLSYTTAYTVFGLGCVVASQIPNNAGSLSPLTVSAPAGAILNAPKPAPVASRHVIGQMLPDVVFGCLRQIIPERVPAEGTSCLWNLNVRGQTRSGAGGNYGFSMAVTSNGGTGARFAKDGLSATAYPSGVRGTPVEIAETQTPLIFWRKELRPDSGGAGRTRGGLGQIIEVGSGVDAPFDILAAFDRIDHPPRGRDGGRDGEAGYVGLKSGRKLRGKGFQTVPPDDRLVVMTPGGAGIGDPRARAPQNVRDDVDSGLVSSENAAAVYGAAG; this comes from the coding sequence ATGAGCGAGACGAATGGCGCGAGCCTGATCGATCTGCAGATCATGTGGCACCGGCTGATCGCCGTGGTCGAGGAACAGGCGCAGGTGCTGCTGCGCACCGCCTTCAGCCCGATCGTGCGCGAATGCGGCGATCTCTCCGCCGGCGTGTTCGACGTCAGGGGACGCATGCTGGCGCAGGCCGTCACCGGCACGCCCGGTCACGTCAATTCCATGGCCGAGTCGGTCAAGCATTTCATCGCGCACTTTCCGCTGGAGACGATGCAGGAAGGCGACGCCTACATCACCAACGATCCCTGGATGGGCACCGGCCATCTCAACGACTTTGTCGTCACCACACCCTGCTTCAAGGACGGCCAACTGGTGGCGCTGTTCTCCTGCACCAGTCACCTGATGGACATCGGCGGCATCGGCTTCGGGCCGGATGGCACCGACGTGTTCATGGAGGGGCTGTATATCCCGATGCTGAAGCTGATTGACCGCGGCGTGGTCAACGAGACGCTGATGGCGATGATCCGCAGCAACACCCGCCTGCCGATCGACACCGAAGGTGATACCTATTCGCTGGCGGGCTGCAACGATGTCGGCTGCCAGCGCCTGGTCGAGATGATGAGCGAGTTTGGCACCTCGTCGCTCGATGGTCTTGGTGATTACATCTGCGACCGGTCGCGCGAGGCGGTGCTCGCCGAGATCGCCAAGCTGCCGAAAGGCGTCTGGCGCAACAGCATGGTGGTCGACGGCTATGATGAGCCGGTGACGCTCGCGGCGGCGCTGACCATCTCGGACGAGGGCATCCATGTCGATTTCGGCGGCACATCGAATGCCTCGAAGTTCGGCATCAACGTGCCGCTGTCCTACACCACCGCCTACACCGTGTTCGGGCTCGGTTGCGTGGTCGCCTCGCAGATTCCGAACAATGCGGGGTCGCTGTCGCCGCTGACGGTTTCGGCGCCCGCGGGCGCGATCCTCAATGCGCCGAAGCCGGCGCCGGTCGCGTCGCGCCATGTCATCGGCCAGATGCTGCCGGATGTTGTGTTCGGCTGTCTGCGTCAGATCATTCCGGAGCGGGTGCCGGCGGAGGGCACCTCCTGCCTGTGGAATCTCAATGTGCGCGGGCAGACCCGCAGCGGCGCCGGCGGCAACTACGGATTCTCCATGGCGGTCACCAGCAATGGCGGCACCGGGGCGCGCTTCGCCAAGGACGGACTGTCGGCGACCGCCTATCCCAGCGGTGTGCGCGGCACGCCGGTGGAGATCGCGGAGACGCAGACGCCGCTGATCTTCTGGCGCAAGGAACTGCGTCCCGATTCCGGCGGCGCCGGCCGCACCCGCGGCGGCCTCGGCCAGATCATCGAGGTTGGCAGCGGCGTCGATGCGCCGTTTGACATCCTTGCGGCGTTCGACCGCATCGATCATCCGCCGCGCGGCCGCGATGGCGGCCGCGACGGCGAGGCCGGCTATGTCGGGCTGAAGTCGGGCCGCAAGCTGCGCGGCAAGGGGTTCCAGACCGTGCCGCCGGACGACCGGCTGGTGGTGATGACGCCCGGCGGCGCCGGGATCGGCGATCCCAGGGCACGCGCGCCGCAAAACGTGCGCGACGACGTCGACAGCGGTCTCGTCTCCAGCGAGAACGCGGCTGCGGTTTACGGCGCCGCGGGCTGA
- a CDS encoding hydantoinase/oxoprolinase family protein produces MLEGAEVRLAVDIGGTFTDIVLDVGPDRRTRKVLTTPARPEQAVLDGMRLILADASAHICDIDVFIHGTTLATNAIIERRGATTALVATEGFRDVLDIGTESRYDQYDLSIDKPKPLVPRALRFTVPERVDAHGAVRLPLDEAAVRALVPELRARKVESVAFAFLHSYANPEHERRAAVVLQEEMPEIRVTLSSAVCPEIREYERTSTAVANAYVQPLIDGYLARMADALQVEQYRGAIYLVTSGGGVTSIETARRFPVRLVESGPAGGAIFAAQIASRLGESRVLSFDMGGTTAKICLIEKYRPETSRVFEVDRAARFLKGSGLPVRIPVIEMVEIGAGGGSIAHIDALKRVTVGPESASSEPGPACYGRGGERPAVTDADVALGMIDPDAFAGGTITLSPELSKQALLRDIGAPLGLSAETAAYAVHEVVCENMASAARVHAVERGAVVGQHTLIAFGGAAPLHAARVAEKIGVSRVIVPSNAGVGSAVGFLAAPIAYELVRSRHVRLDDFDVAAVSDLLQQMVTEARALVEPGAAGAPVRERRVAFMRYVGQGHEITVELPNRPLTQADLTGLRQAFETDYAALFERPIPGAAIEALSWSVLATTEPRNPPRVAEVTRRPAGKAAGSRKFFDGRAGHVIEIPLYRRDQMAPGATIAGPAVIAEDETSTFVSMSFDAHIDGAGSIVMERKMERKAA; encoded by the coding sequence ATGCTTGAGGGAGCCGAAGTCCGGCTTGCGGTCGATATCGGGGGCACGTTCACGGATATCGTGCTGGACGTGGGGCCGGATCGCAGGACGCGCAAGGTGCTGACCACGCCGGCGCGGCCGGAACAGGCGGTGCTGGACGGCATGCGGCTGATTCTGGCTGACGCGAGTGCGCATATCTGCGACATCGACGTCTTTATTCATGGCACGACGCTGGCGACCAACGCCATCATCGAGCGCCGCGGGGCGACAACGGCGCTGGTGGCGACGGAAGGCTTTCGCGACGTGCTCGATATCGGCACCGAGAGCCGCTACGACCAGTATGACCTCAGCATCGACAAGCCGAAGCCGCTGGTGCCGCGCGCGCTGCGCTTCACCGTGCCGGAGCGCGTCGATGCGCACGGCGCCGTGCGCCTGCCGCTCGATGAAGCGGCCGTGCGCGCGCTCGTGCCGGAGCTGCGCGCGCGGAAGGTGGAGAGTGTCGCCTTCGCCTTCCTGCATTCCTATGCCAATCCCGAGCATGAGCGGCGCGCTGCCGTGGTCCTGCAGGAGGAGATGCCGGAGATCCGGGTGACGCTCTCCTCGGCGGTGTGCCCGGAGATCCGCGAATATGAGCGCACGTCCACCGCAGTCGCCAACGCCTATGTGCAGCCTTTGATCGACGGCTATCTCGCGCGCATGGCGGATGCGCTGCAGGTCGAGCAGTACCGCGGCGCCATCTATCTCGTCACGTCAGGCGGCGGCGTCACCTCGATCGAGACGGCGCGGCGCTTCCCGGTGCGGCTCGTCGAGTCGGGGCCTGCGGGCGGTGCGATCTTCGCGGCGCAGATCGCCTCGCGTCTCGGCGAGAGCCGGGTGCTGTCGTTCGACATGGGCGGCACCACCGCAAAAATCTGCCTGATCGAAAAATATCGGCCGGAGACCTCGCGGGTGTTCGAGGTCGATCGCGCCGCGCGTTTCCTGAAAGGCTCGGGCCTGCCGGTGCGCATTCCCGTGATCGAGATGGTCGAGATTGGCGCCGGCGGCGGCTCGATCGCCCACATCGACGCCTTGAAGCGCGTCACCGTCGGGCCCGAAAGTGCGTCATCGGAGCCGGGGCCCGCGTGCTACGGCCGCGGCGGCGAGCGTCCCGCCGTGACCGACGCCGATGTCGCGCTCGGTATGATCGATCCCGATGCCTTTGCCGGCGGCACCATCACGCTGAGCCCCGAGCTGTCGAAGCAGGCGCTGCTGCGCGACATCGGCGCGCCGTTGGGATTGTCGGCGGAAACCGCGGCCTACGCCGTCCACGAGGTGGTCTGCGAGAACATGGCGAGCGCGGCGCGCGTGCATGCGGTCGAGCGCGGTGCCGTGGTCGGCCAGCACACATTGATCGCGTTCGGCGGCGCCGCGCCGCTGCATGCCGCCCGCGTTGCCGAAAAAATTGGCGTCTCGCGCGTCATCGTGCCGTCCAATGCCGGCGTCGGCTCGGCGGTGGGTTTCCTCGCGGCGCCGATCGCCTATGAGCTGGTGCGCAGCCGCCATGTCCGGCTGGATGATTTCGATGTCGCGGCGGTGTCGGATCTCCTGCAGCAGATGGTGACCGAGGCGCGCGCGCTGGTGGAGCCAGGTGCTGCCGGTGCGCCGGTGCGCGAGCGTCGCGTCGCCTTCATGCGCTATGTCGGGCAGGGCCACGAGATCACGGTGGAACTGCCGAACCGGCCGCTGACGCAAGCCGATCTCACGGGCCTGCGTCAGGCGTTCGAGACCGATTATGCCGCGCTGTTCGAGCGGCCGATCCCAGGAGCGGCGATCGAGGCGCTGAGCTGGTCGGTGCTCGCCACCACCGAGCCCCGCAATCCGCCGCGCGTCGCCGAGGTGACACGCCGGCCGGCCGGCAAGGCGGCGGGCAGCCGCAAGTTCTTCGACGGACGTGCCGGGCATGTCATCGAGATCCCGCTCTACCGCCGCGACCAGATGGCGCCGGGCGCGACCATCGCAGGCCCCGCGGTGATCGCGGAAGACGAGACCTCGACCTTCGTCTCGATGAGTTTCGACGCGCATATCGACGGTGCCGGCAGCATCGTCATGGAACGCAAGATGGAACGGAAGGCAGCCTGA
- a CDS encoding dihydrodipicolinate synthase family protein: MMVFKGLSAFPITPSDASGRVDTDALRKLLARLVAAKVDSIGLLGSTGSYPYLTRTERRRAIEVAMETARGETPILVGVGALRTDEAVQLAQDAKAAGAAGGLLAPVSYTPLTDDEVFEHFATVARASGLPLWIYDNFSTTHFKFTPALVGRLAQIPGVVAVKSTAPEPELAAADLADMRKVVPAGFSVGYAADWKSVAMLLAGADAWYSVAAGLFPRSCLAIVRAAQAGRADEAWRLDGEMAPLWALCKEFSSLRVMYAAAGLLDICRAEPPRPILPLPEAAQRKIADTLKGLR; the protein is encoded by the coding sequence GTGATGGTGTTCAAGGGTCTGTCCGCGTTTCCGATCACGCCGTCGGATGCCAGTGGCCGTGTTGATACCGATGCCTTGCGCAAGCTGCTGGCGCGGCTTGTCGCGGCCAAGGTGGATTCCATCGGCCTGCTCGGCAGCACCGGATCATATCCTTACCTCACGCGGACCGAGCGTCGCCGGGCCATCGAGGTGGCGATGGAGACGGCGCGCGGCGAGACGCCGATTCTGGTCGGGGTCGGCGCGCTGCGCACCGATGAAGCGGTTCAGCTGGCGCAGGATGCCAAGGCGGCTGGTGCGGCGGGCGGGCTGCTCGCGCCGGTGTCCTATACGCCGCTGACGGATGACGAGGTGTTCGAGCACTTCGCGACGGTGGCGCGCGCGAGTGGCCTGCCGCTGTGGATCTACGATAATTTCAGCACCACGCATTTCAAGTTCACGCCGGCTCTGGTCGGCCGGCTGGCACAGATCCCTGGCGTGGTGGCGGTGAAGAGCACGGCACCCGAACCGGAGCTGGCGGCGGCGGATCTCGCTGACATGCGCAAGGTGGTGCCGGCTGGTTTCTCGGTGGGCTACGCCGCCGACTGGAAATCGGTGGCGATGCTGCTGGCGGGCGCCGACGCCTGGTACAGCGTTGCAGCCGGCCTGTTCCCGCGCAGTTGTCTGGCGATCGTGCGGGCCGCTCAGGCGGGCCGTGCCGATGAAGCCTGGCGGCTGGACGGGGAGATGGCCCCGCTGTGGGCTCTCTGCAAGGAGTTTTCCAGCCTGCGCGTGATGTATGCGGCGGCCGGTTTGCTGGACATCTGCCGCGCGGAGCCGCCGCGGCCGATCCTGCCGCTGCCGGAGGCCGCACAGCGCAAGATTGCCGACACGCTGAAGGGTTTGCGCTGA
- a CDS encoding L-threonylcarbamoyladenylate synthase — MTDPSTQLIAADAKAAEIAAQTLLRGGLVAFPTETVYGLGADATNPQAIARLYQAKGRPAFNPLIAHVADLAAAQAIARFDAQSLKLAQAFWPGPLTLVLPKAEGCPVADLATAGLDTVAVRVPAHPVAHAILQALGRPVAAPSANLSGHVSPTTAAHVASDLDGRIDLIVDGGPVRVGVESTIVACLKAPTMLRPGGVPRSEIERVLGIALAEAVEDIDSDTPQPLAPGMLASHYAPRTKVRLNASQLADGEALLAFGPSVISGSEHATAVLNLSPRGDLVEAAANLFGHLRALDGRGAHAIAVMPIPDEGLGEAINDRLRRAAAPQE, encoded by the coding sequence ATGACCGATCCGAGCACCCAACTGATCGCGGCCGACGCAAAAGCCGCCGAAATCGCCGCGCAAACGCTCCTGCGCGGGGGTCTCGTGGCGTTTCCGACCGAAACGGTCTACGGGCTCGGCGCCGACGCCACCAATCCACAGGCGATTGCGCGGCTCTACCAGGCCAAGGGCCGGCCCGCTTTCAACCCGCTGATCGCCCATGTGGCCGATCTGGCGGCGGCGCAGGCGATCGCCCGATTCGACGCCCAAAGCCTCAAACTCGCGCAGGCGTTCTGGCCGGGGCCGCTGACACTGGTGCTGCCCAAAGCCGAGGGCTGCCCGGTGGCCGATCTCGCCACCGCCGGCCTCGACACCGTGGCAGTGCGGGTTCCCGCCCATCCGGTGGCGCATGCGATTCTCCAGGCGCTGGGGCGGCCCGTGGCGGCGCCGTCAGCCAATCTCTCCGGCCACGTCTCGCCGACCACCGCGGCCCATGTGGCCAGCGATCTCGATGGGCGTATCGACCTGATCGTTGACGGCGGGCCCGTGCGGGTCGGCGTCGAATCCACCATCGTCGCCTGCCTCAAGGCCCCCACCATGCTGCGGCCCGGCGGCGTGCCACGCAGCGAGATCGAGCGCGTGCTCGGCATCGCGCTGGCCGAGGCCGTCGAGGACATCGACTCTGACACGCCGCAGCCGCTGGCGCCGGGCATGCTGGCCTCGCACTATGCGCCACGCACCAAGGTGCGCCTGAATGCAAGCCAGCTCGCCGATGGCGAGGCCTTGCTGGCGTTCGGGCCGTCGGTCATATCTGGATCAGAGCATGCAACCGCGGTGCTGAACCTGTCGCCGCGCGGCGACCTGGTCGAGGCGGCGGCCAATCTGTTCGGCCATCTGCGGGCCTTGGACGGCAGGGGTGCCCACGCCATTGCGGTGATGCCGATCCCGGACGAGGGCCTCGGCGAAGCCATCAACGACCGGCTGCGCCGCGCCGCCGCTCCGCAAGAGTAG